In Corylus avellana chromosome ca8, CavTom2PMs-1.0, the genomic stretch CGAATAGCAAATTCATGGCATGGGACGACGTGTTTATTAATGAGAACGTAAACCACACTTTTATCCCACCCTAACGGTGTCAATCAACCAGAAGGGGTAAATTCACTTGGTCAGAGACTACGTCTTATAAACTAAAAGTCACTTGTTTgaattttccttcttcttctccctgGTTggacgtaaaaaaaaaaaaaaaaaattgcaagagtTGATTTTCACTACTACATCAAGATTTATTGCAATTATATAATTGTCTACTAAATAAGCTTACTCATTTGCCAATATAATAACAGGAATGAAACTTATATACTCACATATTCttgatttttgctaaaattCACTAAATATTGAAGCATCACCGGATGCAACTCAGAattcaaaacatattaacaaacaataaaaattagcatAGCAAATGGAAGCAAAACTATAAAATTAGCATCACTCCAGAACTCGAAACCAACAAGAAAGTTTTAAATTCGGACCATCTCGTGGCATGAGAACACCGATGATCCCTCTTTGTAGGGTGTGGCAAGGCGTGCTCCGCATCCATCTTTAATTGGCTAAACTATTTATCCTAAAATAGATATCAATTTAACAGACTGAATCAAAAGGTTTTTACTACTCAATTTGCAAAACTTTATCCTTTAGCTCGCTCACGCAAGGTTTAACCTAAAAAAGGAGCAGAGCTGTGATACAAAAGGACAGACATGGCAACAGGGCCGTTACAATTTGCTGCTTCGAAACTGGAAACGTTTAAAAGGCAAAAATATTATCTTGTGATGGGGCTTTAATCTTCAAAACGTTTGgttcgcaaaaaaaaaaaaaaaaaaaaaaaaaatctcttcaaaACGTTTGAGGTCGCACAACACATTACTCTAGAATAATTGCTAcaagatactttttttttcttttttttttttgtgcagatATAAACTCTTATGATGGGGCTTCAATCTTCCATGAATTCATCCATACAGAGCATACCACATCAGTCTACACCAAATTTTGGCACTAATGAATCGgtcaatttcaataattgaaaACAATTGGCTTCATGTGTACACAATGCCATATCTTTGCAAGCAGATAAGAGCTCATGGTCCTTGTGTGGTGAAACATATAACTTATACTACAACACTATGGCAAGAAAAAAATGACTCACTCGTAAAGACTGAAGAGCTTTACAGAATCCAAGCCTCAATAAAGGAGCTCCAACTGCCTGACTTCCCAGATGTGGGTCTGCTCTTAAGTGCTTCCTTTCTTGTAATGTTCCCATTTTGCTGCAAGCATTTGGTAATTTATTAGTCTAGAATGAAAAATCAAGTAATCCTTTAGTTGTTTATACCATAAAgtttaaaatgtaattttgtttttttgagaagtaatccaaattcattaaaaagggCAAGAGCACAACtcaagtatacaagaaaaatactTAATTAGAAACATATGCGATTAAAGAAGTTGATACAAACCTTGAAGCATTGGTTCCTTTTTGTATCACAAACGGGATAATCATTTGGACAACAATGAAGGTGGTCTTTACAGCACACAGCAGAATTCAAATCACAACATTTCCATGAAATGCAAATTCCGAAGAGGCGCTTTGCACAACAGCAGGTTTCTCCTTCTCCACAGAAAGTAAAAAGATCACATCTAGTTGGACCTGGGGGAGGTGGGGGAGGAGGATTTGGGCTAGTTTTGGTTGGATATGAAGCTAACATGTTGATACCACAGAGCCCTTGTGAATTGCCGCCGTTACGCAGCATGTGAATATAGCCGTCCATTCCCCAACCTGTTCCCCATGAATTCTTGGTAATCCAATAGTCAACTCCATTTTCTGAACCATACCCTACAATCAATACAGCATGATCCAAAGAAGTTGAACACGGGCCCGTGAAAATCCCCTATCAcacaaatgaaattgaaaacttaTCATAACAATGGTTAAGAAATCAAATGTAGCTGAGATTGAAGATTAGTACCAACCTTTGAATACAACTGAAATGCTCTCTCACTTCCACATATACCTACACTCACAGGTTGCACTGCCACAGCTTGTAGTAGCTGTTTCTCATTATTTGGTGGCACATCAGTGTAACCATCAATCGTCACAACACGCCTTTTTAACtgcaatatagaaaatattaGGAAGGTCAGAAGGAAAATTTCATCACAGCaacagaaaggaaagaaagacgAAACTCATAAGCAACATGGGAGAAGAGGATATAATTGTGTTCAagtgaaagagaagaagaaacaaacgAAATTATTACCCTTTCCTTATTGCAGGACCTGTCCCGACCTTGATAAGGGTAATCTTCCTCAGTGTCAATGCCATGGTTATCTATCACAAATTGATATGCATAGTCCATGAGCCCACCTTCGCAGCCACTATTGTAAGATTGGTCACAATCAACTAACTCCTGTTCGGAGAGGCTGACAAGAGACCCTGTGACAACCTTATTAATACCTTCAATAGCTCCAGTAGCAGAGAATGACCAACAAGCACCTATATGACAAAGCAACTAGATTAATTACTGAATCACATCAAAACATATACTACACATgattaaaaaatatcaaaattatatTGATAGTAATATAACAACAAACTTAAACATTAAGAAGCAATTACTACCGAAACTTGATGATTTTGCAATGATTTTCAAATCTGTTGTATACCAGCTAGCTGAGCCAAACTGGTAATTAGCACAATTAATGAAGCAGACAACAACAAAGCAAGAAAACCATACAATAACTATTTGCCAACCAGAATTCAGAAGCCATAGAAAATGTTTGTCAAGGTAGTGGGCACGCTATTGCTAAGTACCATAAGTATAGCCCATATAGCTAATTCAGTTCATCTGATGCAGATATCATAAAGATGACGGATGAAGATGAGTGGTAGCCCTCCCAGCAGTGGTATGAGGAGgttcttataatttttattttcttcttataattaaaaaaaaaaatcaaaagcctGAAtatttaaatcattataatcaaaCAAAGCATCAAACTTTCAAGTCAAAATACCAACAAGAGAATGGTCTAACATAGATATCACAGCTAACaactaaaacccacaaaatctTCAATTCGTAGGCTTTAGAATTTCCCATAAAGTGCTTAGATTTATAACTAAAATCTCAATACAAGCACACTCATACCACAACTCCCTTGATCTTTGACATGGGTCACTGCTCCTTTCTTCCTCCAATCCAACTCCGAAGGAATCTCACGAACAACACCATGCTCCCGAAGCGGCCGCCCCCGATGGAAATTCCTACCGGCAGCTGAGAACCCCAGGCGAGAGGCCCTGAACTCGTGGTGGGTGAGATCAGCAAAGGCATTGAGAGAGAGGGTATAAGAAGAATTGCCCATATCATTGTGCTGCTTAACGAAGTTGTAGTTGTCCTCGAACACTCTGATCCTGTGGAGCCTTTCAGCTTCAGAAGAGTAAGTTTTGCCATGTTCTTTGCACCACGTTTCGAACAGTTGGGAGGTgtgtgaaggagaagagaaagCGAGGTGT encodes the following:
- the LOC132189235 gene encoding zingipain-2, with product MNFPCSFLFILLLSPHLAFSSPSHTSQLFETWCKEHGKTYSSEAERLHRIRVFEDNYNFVKQHNDMGNSSYTLSLNAFADLTHHEFRASRLGFSAAGRNFHRGRPLREHGVVREIPSELDWRKKGAVTHVKDQGSCGACWSFSATGAIEGINKVVTGSLVSLSEQELVDCDQSYNSGCEGGLMDYAYQFVIDNHGIDTEEDYPYQGRDRSCNKERLKRRVVTIDGYTDVPPNNEKQLLQAVAVQPVSVGICGSERAFQLYSKGIFTGPCSTSLDHAVLIVGYGSENGVDYWITKNSWGTGWGMDGYIHMLRNGGNSQGLCGINMLASYPTKTSPNPPPPPPPGPTRCDLFTFCGEGETCCCAKRLFGICISWKCCDLNSAVCCKDHLHCCPNDYPVCDTKRNQCFKQNGNITRKEALKSRPTSGKSGSWSSFIEAWIL